GGGGGCCGGCGCGACGTTTCTCCTTCACGCGGCCCTCCGGGCGCCCGGCACGGTCACAGGCCGTCCACGCGGGAGAGTACGCGGGACTCTCCGTCCAGCGCCGGGGCGGCCGCTGCGTCCGGGGCGGCCGTGCGGTCCGCATCGTCGGGCAGCAGGATCAGGCCCTGACGGAAACGGGCGGCGTTCTGCACGTACCGCGCCGCGTTTCCGCCGCCCGGCGCGGGCCGGACCACCCGCGCGGGAATGCCGACGGCCAGCATGCCGTCCGGGACGTGTACCCCTTCGGGCAGCACCGCGCCGGCCCCCAGGACCGCGCCCGCGCCCAGACTGGAGCCGCTGAGCATGACCGCGCCCATGCCGACCAGACTGCCGGGGCCGCAGATGGCGCCGTGCACGATGGCGCGGTGCCCGACCGTCACGTGATCGGTCAGGATGCAGGGCCAGCCGGCGTCGGTGTGCAGGACCGCGCCGTCCTGGACGTTGCAGGACGGGCCGACCGTGACGGCCTCGATGTCGCCGCGCAGCACGGCACCGAACCAGACGCTGGCGTGCGCCGCGACCGTGACCTGACCGATGATGTCGGCGCTGGCCGCGATGAACGCGGTGGGGTGAATGTGGGGGACGTGCCCGTCCAGGGCGTAGCGCGGCATGCTGTATTCCTCCGGAAGGTCGCGTGTGCGGTAACGGTCGCTGCGGCGCAGGGCCCGGGGGCTTCGTCAGTGACACACGCGGCGTTGAACTGGGTGTCAGCCTAGCATGACCCTGCTGTCACCGCGCCGCTGCCCCGCTGGGACGGGGCCGGGCAGCGGGATGGCAGGGGCGCAAATCTGCACACCGCCCGGCGCGAGTCATGCGATAATACTGGGGTCTTAAAATTCGCGTCATCTGTTGGGTCTGACCCAGAGGGTGGGATACCAGGCAGCGAATTCTTGAGATGCAAGGAGAGTTATGGCTCAAGGTCGAGTGAAGTGGTTCAACGTTGAAAAAGGCTACGGATTCATCGAGCACCCGGGCAACCCTGACGTGTTCGTGCACTACAGCGCCATCCAGAGCGGCGGTTTCCGCAAGCTCAACGAGGGTGACGAGGTGGAGTTCGAGGTGGAGGCCGGCCAGGGCAGCAAGGGCCCGCAGGCCAAGAACGTGGTCGTCACCAACGCCGCGCCCGCTCCGGTGGGCGGCGGCATGGGCGGCAACCGCGGCGGCAGCCGCTGGTAACGTCCGGCTGAGGCTCCCCTGCGGAGCCTGAGCGGACAGCACCCCTGCGGCTCAGCCCCCCCACCATTCGGAGATTCACCTGTGCAGCGGACGCGTCGTCGTCCGCTGCTTGCGTTTCCGGGCGCGGCCGACTCGTACGGACTGCTCCCACTCGCTGCCGCTCGGATTG
The DNA window shown above is from Deinococcus sp. LM3 and carries:
- a CDS encoding gamma carbonic anhydrase family protein, translating into MPRYALDGHVPHIHPTAFIAASADIIGQVTVAAHASVWFGAVLRGDIEAVTVGPSCNVQDGAVLHTDAGWPCILTDHVTVGHRAIVHGAICGPGSLVGMGAVMLSGSSLGAGAVLGAGAVLPEGVHVPDGMLAVGIPARVVRPAPGGGNAARYVQNAARFRQGLILLPDDADRTAAPDAAAAPALDGESRVLSRVDGL
- a CDS encoding cold shock domain-containing protein — protein: MAQGRVKWFNVEKGYGFIEHPGNPDVFVHYSAIQSGGFRKLNEGDEVEFEVEAGQGSKGPQAKNVVVTNAAPAPVGGGMGGNRGGSRW